In Oryza brachyantha chromosome 1, ObraRS2, whole genome shotgun sequence, the following are encoded in one genomic region:
- the LOC102704930 gene encoding glucan endo-1,3-beta-glucosidase GII-like: MAIIRGFTLVLAVALLLGVFISIPVGVQSVGVCYGMIGNNLPSKSDVVQLYKSNGITDMRIYLPDVEAIGALRGSNIGLIVGVANENLIDLAANPASAVSWVAANVKPFFPAVNIKYIAVGNEITGEPTQSILPAMKNLNAALAAAGIAGIKVSTAVRLDAVANTFPPSAGVFAQPYMAAVAQFLASTGAPLLANVYPYFAYIANTKDISLGYATFQPGTRVPDPSTGLVYTNLFDAMVDAVYAALAKAGAASVRVVVSESGWPSAGGDAATTENARTYVQNLINHAKQGTPRRPGAIETYVFAMFNENEKPGQPTEQNFGLFYPSKAPVYPINFH, from the exons ATGGCGATCATACGAGGTTTCACTCTGGTGCTTGCAGTTGCATTGCTTCTTGGAGTTTTTATCTCCATTCCTGTAG GTGTGCAATCCGTGGGTGTGTGCTACGGCATGATCGGCAACAACCTGCCGTCGAAGAGCGACGTGGTGCAGCTCTACAAATCCAATGGCATCACCGACATGCGCATCTACTTGCCCGACGTCGAGGCCATCGGCGCCCTGCGCGGCTCAAACATCGGCCTCATCGTCGGCGTCGCCAACGAGAACCTCATCGACCTCGCCGCCAACCCGGCATCCGCGGTGTCCTGGGTCGCGGCCAACGTCAAGCCGTTCTTCCCGGCGGTGAACATCAAGTACATCGCCGTCGGCAACGAGATCACCGGCGAGCCCACGCAGAGCATCCTCCCGGCCATGAAGAACCTCAACGCcgccctggccgccgccggcatcgCCGGCATCAAGGTGTCCACCGCGGTGAGGCTGGACGCCGTCGCCAACACGTTCCCGCCCTCGGCCGGCGTGTTCGCGCAGCCCTACATGGCGGCCGTCGCCCAGTTCTTGGCGAGCACCGGCGCGCCGCTGCTGGCCAACGTCTACCCCTACTTCGCCTACATCGCCAACACGAAGGACATCAGCCTCGGGTACGCCACGTTCCAGCCGGGCACGAGGGTGCCCGACCCCAGCACCGGCCTGGTCTACACCAACCTGTTCGACGCCATGGTCGACGCCGTCTACGCCGCGCTGGCCaaggccggcgcggcgagcgtcCGCGTCGTGGTGTCGGAGAGCGGGTGGCCGTCGGCCGGTGGCGACGCGGCCACGACCGAGAACGCGCGCACGTACGTGCAGAACCTGATCAACCACGCCAAGCAAGGgacgccgaggcggcccggggCGATCGAGACGTACGTGTTCGCCATGTTCAACGAGAACGAGAAGCCGGGGCAACCCACGGAGCAAAATTTCGGGCTCTTCTACCCTAGCAAGGCACCGGTGTATCCTATCAATTTCCACTGA
- the LOC102705039 gene encoding glucan endo-1,3-beta-glucosidase GV-like encodes MHIYSADREALDALRGSGIDLALDVGDQNQVRQLAANADSWVKDNVHGYYPDVKIKYIVVGNELTGTGDVGSILPAMQNVQAALAGSVKVSTAIKMDTLAASSPPSAGVFSNPSVMEPIVKFLADNGAPLLANVYPYFAYRDSQPGHRPQLRALFQPSSTTVSDPNGLSYTNLFDAVRAAVEQVVSGGSSVDIVVSESGWPSADGEGATVENARAYNQNLINHVGQGTPKKPGRLETYVFAMFNENRKLRDATEKKFGLFNPDKSPVYPITFS; translated from the coding sequence ATGCACATCTACTCCGCCGACCGCGAAGCCCTCGACGCCCTGCGCGGCTCCGGCATCGATCTTGccctcgacgtcggcgaccAGAACCAAGTCCGCCAGCTCGCGGCCAACGCGGATTCCTGGGTCAAGGACAACGTCCATGGCTACTACCCGGACGTCAAGATCAAGTACATCGTCGTCGGCAACGAGCTCACCGGCACCGGCGACGTGGGGAGCATCCTCCCGGCCATGCAGAACGTCCAGGCAGCCCTCGCCGGCAGCGTCAAGGTATCCACGGCCATCAAGATGGACACGCTCgccgcgtcctcgccgccctccgccggcgTGTTCAGCAACCCGTCCGTCATGGAGCCCATCGTCAAGTTCCTCGCCGACAACGGCGCGCCGCTCCTCGCCAACGTGTACCCCTACTTCGCCTACAGGGACAGCCAGCCAGGGCATCGACCTCAGCTACGCGCGCTCTTCCAGCCGAGCTCGACGACGGTGAGCGACCCCAACGGGCTAAGCTACACAAACCTCTTCGACGCCGTCCGCGCCGCGGTGGAGCAGGTGGTGAGCGGTGGGAGCAGTGTGGACATCGTCGTGTCGGAGAGCGGGtggccgtcggccgacggggaGGGCGCGACGGTGGAGAACGCGCGAGCGTACAACCAGAACCTGATCAACCACGTGGGCCAAGGGACGCCCAAGAAGCCCGGGCGGCTGGAGACGTACGTGTTCGCCATGTTCAACGAGAACCGGAAGCTCCGCGACGCCACCGAGAAGAAGTTTGGGCTGTTCAATCCGGATAAGTCACCGGTTTACCCAATTACTTTCTCATGA
- the LOC102704377 gene encoding lichenase-2-like, whose protein sequence is MASASPAASMLDMALLLSVFASILAGAAAVGVCYGMSGDNLPPPSKVVEMLRENGFTTVRLYAPDSAALAVLGGTGIRVVVGAPNYDLHALAYGGTAAAAAWVRQNIQAYPTVTFRFLVVGNEVAGEDTRLLVPAMENVHAALAAAGLGHIKVTTSISQATIGVHIPPSAGEFTDEAKAFMRYVVPFLERTHAPLLANLYPYFIYSYNPGAMDLSFALFTSPGTVVQDGEYGYQNQFDASVDALYTAVAKLGGEHVRVVVSETGWPTAGGVAASVENARTFNQNLVRHVRRGTPRRPGKKVETYVFAMFNENLKEPGVEQNWGLFFPNTDNVYPISFHARV, encoded by the exons ATGGCATCAGCATCACCAGCTGCTTCCATGCTCGACATGGCGTTGCTCCTTTCAGTCTTTGCCTCCATCCTTGCAG GAGCGGCGGCCGTTGGGGTGTGCTACGGCATGAGCGGCGAcaacctgccgccgccgagcaagGTCGTCGAGATGCTCCGCGAGAATGGCTTCACGACGGTGCGCCTCTACGCGCCGGAcagcgccgcgctcgccgtccTCGGCGGCACGGGCatccgcgtcgtcgtcggcgcgccCAACTACGACCTCCACGCTCTGGCCTACGGCGggacggccgccgcggccgcctggGTCCGCCAGAACATCCAGGCCTACCCGACGGTCACGTTCCGGTTCCTCGTCGTCGGCAAcgaggtcgccggcgaggacaCGAGGCTGCTCGTCCCCGCCATGGAGAACGTCCACGCGGCGCTGGCCGCGGCCGGCCTGGGCCACATCAAGGTGACGACGTCGATATCCCAGGCCACCATCGGCGTCCACAtcccgccgtccgccggcgaGTTCACCGACGAGGCGAAGGCGTTCATGAGATACGTGGTGCCGTTCCTGGAGCGGACGCACGCGCCGCTGCTGGCCAACCTGTACCCGTACTTCATCTACTCCTACAACCCGGGCGCCATGGACCTGAGCTTCGCGCTGTTCACCTCGCCGGGCACGGTGGTGCAGGACGGGGAGTACGGGTACCAGAACCAGTTCGACGCGTCGGTGGACGCGCTGTACACGGCGGTGGCGAAGCTCGGCGGGGAGCACGTGAGGGTGGTGGTGTCGGAGACCGGGtggccgacggcgggcggcgtggcggcgtcggtggAGAACGCGCGGACGTTCAACCAGAACCTGGTGAGGCACGTCCGGAGGggcacgccgcggcggccggggaagAAGGTCGAGACGTACGTGTTCGCCATGTTCAACGAGAACCTCAAGGAGCCCGGCGTGGAGCAGAACTGGGGCCTCTTCTTCCCCAACACCGACAACGTCTACCCCATCAGCTTCCACGCCCGTGTCTGA
- the LOC102704659 gene encoding glucan endo-1,3-beta-glucosidase GII-like → MARQQGVASMLTVALIIGTFASVPTAVQSIGVCYGVLGNNLPSRNEVVQLYRSKGINGMRIYYPDKEALNALRNSGIGLILDVGDALNYLAGSAANAEAWVRDNVRPYYPAVNIKYIAVGNEVEGGATNSILPAMRNVNSALASSGLGAIKASTAVKSDVITNSYPPSAGVFRDNYMRDIAGYLASTGAPLLANIYPYFAYRGNPRDISLNYATFRPGTTVRDPNSGLTYTNLFDAMMDSTYAALEKAGAGSVRIVVSESGWPSAEGFGASMDNARAYNQGLIDHVGRGTPKRPGQLEAYIFAMFNENQKTGDATERNFGLFYPNKSPVYPIRF, encoded by the exons ATGGCTAGGCAGCAGGGAGTTGCTTCCATGCTTACAGTTGCTCTGATCATTGGAACATTTGCTTCTGTTCCAACAG CTGTGCAATCCATCGGCGTGTGCTACGGCGTGCTGGGCAACAACCTCCCGTCGCGGAACGAGGTGGTGCAGCTGTACAGGTCCAAGGGCATCAATGGCATGCGCATCTACTACCCGGACAAGGAGGCGCTCAACGCGCTGCGCAACTCCGGCATCGGCCTCAtcctcgacgtcggcgacgcgctgAACTACCTCGCCGGCAGCGCCGCCAACGCGGAAGCATGGGTGCGCGACAACGTGAGGCCCTACTACCCGGCCGTCAACATCAAGTACATCGCCGTCGGCAACGAGGTGGAAGGCGGCGCCACGAATAGCATCCTCCCGGCCATGCGGAACGTCAACTCCGCCCTGGCCTCCTCCGGCCTCGGCGCCATCAAGGCGTCCACCGCGGTGAAGTCCGACGTGATCACCAACTCCTACCCTCCCTCCGCCGGCGTGTTCAGGGACAACTACATGAGGGACATCGCCGGCTACCTGGCGAGCACCGGCGCGCCGCTGCTGGCCAACATCTACCCCTACTTCGCCTACCGGGGCAACCCGCGCGACATCAGCCTCAACTACGCCACCTTCCGGCCGGGCACCACCGTCAGGGACCCCAACTCCGGCCTCACCTACACCAACCTGTTCGACGCCATGATGGACTCCACCTACGCCGCGCTGGAGAAggccggcgcggggagcgTCCGCATCGTCGTGTCGGAGAGCGGGTGGCCGTCGGCGGAAGGGTTCGGCGCGAGCATGGACAACGCGAGGGCGTACAACCAGGGGCTGATCGACCACGTCGGGCGTGGCACCCCCAAGAGGCCCGGGCAGCTGGAGGCCTACATTTTCGCCATGTTCAACGAGAACCAGAAGACCGGCGACGCCACCGAGAGGAACTTTGGCCTCTTCTACCCTAACAAGTCGCCGGTGTACCCCATCCGCTTCTAA